One region of Monomorium pharaonis isolate MP-MQ-018 chromosome 11, ASM1337386v2, whole genome shotgun sequence genomic DNA includes:
- the LOC105839602 gene encoding facilitated trehalose transporter Tret1, whose amino-acid sequence MQKSRNENEKIEPRTSPTEMAAECVENGKRSDDKKSETQDEEAYISKLRQAIPQCCAVGAKNLLLITFGSTLGFSTILIPALQKEDSDIKVTMEELTWIASLNLFLVPFGCLASGPLSQYLGRRKTMMLANIPFVIAWLMFHYASKPAMLLVALAMTGLTGGLLEGPVITYVAEVTQPYLRGMLSATSTMAITVGVFTQMLSGSLVGWRTVALINLTYPLLSFFALCLVPESPHWLAAKDRLKESERALCWLRGWVGPSVVRNEFEALRDSIQKSIQTDTDKEEIWRAYTKRTFYLPFFLVSAGFFISNFGGSTLQTFAVVIFEKLNAPIDEYTATVFLGVAQVIGIILCVLIIHLMGKRRLTFLSVGGSGICLLIIAIYGYLNNAGYFDGIRYSWIPTTLLIGSAFATNLGIRTLPWILAGEVFPVKVRSTATGAAGMVAYVMASIANKTFLYMMNGMSLPGTFLFYSLINLAGLCLLYAILPETEGKTLREIEEHYAGIQNLKNRPKKEQQATKEKWAVTNPAIVYDESTESKL is encoded by the exons ATGCAAAAGAGTCGGAATGAAAACGAGAAAATCGAACCACGAACTAGTCCAACCGAAATGGCAGCTGAATGTGTGGAAAACGGAAAAAG AAGCGACGACAAAAAATCAGAAACACAAGATGAGGAAGCGTATATTTCCAAACTTCGACAAGCAATTCCGCAATGTTGTGCAGTCGGCGCTAAAAATTTACTCTTAATTACTTTTGGTTCAACCTTGGGATTTTCAACTATTCTTATCCCAGCATTGCAGAAGGAAGATTCGGACATCAAAGTCACGATGGAGGAATTAACATGGATcg CCAGCCTGAATTTATTTCTCGTACCGTTCGGTTGTTTGGCCAGCGGACCGCTGTCGCAGTATCTGGGCAGAAGGAAGACGATGATGCTAGCGAATATACCGTTCGTGATAGCCTGGTTGATGTTTCATTATGCTAGTAAGCCCGCGATGTTGCTCGTGGCACTTGCGATGACGGGCCTGACGGGCGGCCTCCTCGAGGGCCCGGTTATAACTTATGTCGCCGAGGTAACGCAGCCCTACCTGCGGGGGATGCTTTCTGCGACTTCGACGATGGCGATAACCGTGGGTGTCTTCACGCAAATGTTGAGCGGCAGTTTAGTCGGCTGGAGAACGGTGGCGCTCATTAATCTGACTTACCcgcttctttcctttttcGCTCTGTGCTTAGTACCAGAGAGTCCGCACTGGCTCGCCG CTAAGGATCGTCTCAAGGAATCGGAACGCGCTCTCTGCTGGTTGCGAGGCTGGGTAGGCCCGTCGGTGGTGCGAAATGAATTTGAAGCACTCCGCGATTCGATTCAGAAGTCGATTCAAACCGACACGGACAAGGAAGAGATCTGGCGAGCGTACACGAAACGGACCTTCTATCTACCTTTCTTCTTAGTCAGCGCGGGCTTCTTCATCAGTAACTTTGGTGGTAGCACCCTGCAAACTTTCGCCGTCGTGATATTCGAGAAACTGAACGCGCCGATCGACGAGTACACGGCCACGGTGTTCCTGGGTGTCGCCCAGGTAATCGGCATCATACTCTGCGTATTGATAATCCACCTCATGGGAAAGCGCAGGCTGACCTTTTTGTCGGTCGGCGGTAGCGGTATATGCTTGCTCATTATCGCGATCTACGGTTACCTCAACAACGCGGGTTACTTTGACGGAATCAGGTACAGCTGGATACCTACTACCCTCCTGATAGGCAGTGCTTTTGCAACGAATCTCGGCATCAGGACGCTGCCATGGATTCTCGCGGGCGAAGTGTTTCCCGTGAAG GTACGCAGCACCGCAACCGGCGCGGCCGGCATGGTTGCCTACGTCATGGCGTCGATTGCGAACAAAACTTTCCTCTACATGATGAACGGCATGTCGCTGCCAGGCACATTTTTATTCTACTCTCTGATTAACCTAGCCGGTTTGTGTCTATTGTATGCGATATTACCCGAGACGGAAGGTAAAACCTTGCGAGAAATCGAAGAACATTACGCCGGTATACAGAACCTGAAGAATCGGCCGAAAAAGGAACAGCAGGCCACCAAGGAGAAGTGGGCAGTCACGAATCCGGCGATCGTGTACGACGAGAGTACCGAAAGTAAATTGTAG
- the LOC118644190 gene encoding facilitated trehalose transporter Tret1-like — protein sequence MQECRHENGKIEPRTSPTEMAAECVENGKRSDDKKSETQDEEAYISKLRQAIPQCCAVGAKNLLLITFGSTLGFSTILIPALQKEDSDIKVTMEELTWIGSLNLFLVPFGCLASGPLSQYLGRRKTMMLANIPFVIAWLMFHYASKPAMLLVALAMTGLTGGLLEGPVITYVAEVTQPYLRGMLSATSSMAVILGIFTQMLSGSLVGWRTVALINVIYPLLCFFALCFVPESPHWLAAKGRLKESERALCWLRGWVGPSMVRNEFEALRDSIQKSIQTDTDKEEIWRAYTKRTFYLPFFLVSAGFFISNFGGSSTLQTFAVVIFEKLNTPIDEYTATVFLGVAQVIGTILCVLIIHLMGKRRLTFLSVGGSGICLLIIAIYGYLNNAGYFDGIRYSWIPTTLLIGSAFATNLGIRTLPWILAGEVFPVKVRSTATGAAGMVAYVMASIANKTFLYMINGMSLPGTFFFYSLINLGGLCLLYAILPETEGRTLREIEEHYAGIQNLKNRPKKEQQATKEKWAVTNPAIVYDESTESKL from the exons ATGCAAGAGTGTCGGCATGAAAACGGGAAAATTGAACCACGAACCAGTCCAACCGAAATGGCAGCCGAATGTGTGGAAAACGGAAAGAG AAGCGACGACAAAAAATCAGAAACACAAGATGAGGAAGCGTATATTTCCAAACTTCGACAAGCAATTCCGCAATGTTGTGCAGTCGGCGCTAAAAATTTACTCTTAATTACTTTTGGTTCAACCTTGGGATTTTCAACTATTCTTATCCCAGCATTGCAGAAGGAAGATTCGGACATCAAAGTCACGATGGAGGAATTAACATGGATcg GCAGCCTGAATTTATTTCTCGTACCGTTCGGTTGTTTGGCCAGCGGACCGCTGTCGCAGTATCTGGGCAGAAGGAAGACGATGATGCTAGCGAATATACCGTTCGTGATAGCCTGGTTGATGTTTCATTATGCTAGTAAGCCCGCGATGTTGCTCGTGGCACTTGCGATGACGGGCCTGACGGGCGGCCTCCTCGAGGGCCCGGTTATAACTTATGTCGCCGAGGTAACGCAGCCCTACCTGCGGGGGATGCTTTCCGCGACTTCGTCGATGGCGGTGATCCTGGGTATCTTCACACAAATGTTGAGCGGCAGTTTAGTCGGCTGGAGAACGGTGGCGCTCATTAATGTGATTTACCCACTTCTCTGCTTTTTTGCTCTGTGCTTCGTACCAGAGAGCCCGCACTGGCTCGCCg CTAAGGGTCGTCTCAAGGAATCTGAACGCGCTCTCTGCTGGTTGCGGGGCTGGGTAGGCCCGTCGATGGTGCGAAATGAATTTGAAGCACTCCGCGATTCGATTCAAAAGTCGATTCAAACCGACACGGACAAGGAAGAGATCTGGCGAGCGTACACAAAACGGACCTTCTATCTACCTTTCTTCTTAGTCAGCGCGGGCTTCTTCATCAGTAACTTCGGTGGTAGTAGCACCCTGCAGACTTTTGCCGTCGTGATATTCGAGAAACTGAACACGCCGATCGACGAGTACACGGCCACGGTGTTCCTGGGCGTCGCCCAGGTAATCGGCACCATACTCTGCGTGCTGATAATCCACCTCATGGGAAAGCGCAGGCTGACCTTTTTGTCGGTCGGCGGTAGCGGTATATGCTTGCTCATTATCGCGATCTACGGTTACCTCAACAACGCGGGTTACTTTGACGGAATCAGGTACAGTTGGATACCTACTACCCTCCTGATAGGCAGTGCTTTTGCAACGAATCTCGGCATCAGAACGCTGCCATGGATTCTCGCGGGCGAAGTGTTTCCCGTGAAG GTACGCAGCACCGCAACCGGCGCGGCCGGCATGGTTGCCTACGTCATGGCGTCGATTGCGAACAAAACTTTCCTCTACATGATAAACGGCATGTCACTGCCAGGCACATTTTTCTTCTACTCTCTGATTAACCTAGGCGGTTTGTGTCTATTGTATGCGATATTACCCGAGACGGAAGGTAGGACCTTGCGAGAAATCGAAGAACACTATGCCGGTATACAGAACCTGAAGAATCGGCCGAAAAAGGAACAGCAGGCCACCAAGGAGAAGTGGGCAGTCACGAATCCGGCGATCGTGTACGACGAGAGTACCGAAAGTAAATTGTAG